From the Carya illinoinensis cultivar Pawnee chromosome 4, C.illinoinensisPawnee_v1, whole genome shotgun sequence genome, one window contains:
- the LOC122307894 gene encoding cytokinin dehydrogenase 3-like isoform X1, whose product MADNVPIATYVMVIYFIYVSHLMSTSGQPKSWTNLLPTKLQNIHLADRLSDDPSAIKLASTDFGNMAKEIPAAVLYPSSNNDIASLIKFSHSSSPPFQIAARGQGHSIRGQAMARDGVVVDMKSLRNHRNGNGVKVSSAASSSVGWYADVGGEQLWVDVLNATLEHGFAPVSWTDYLYLTVGGTLSNAGISGQTFRFGPQISNVLEMDVITGKGDFVTCSPEKNTELFYAVLGGLGQFGIIVRARIPLEPAPKTVKWVRMLYNDFSAFTRDQEHLISFNGRKQKNAVNYLEGSLLMSQGPHPNNWRSSFFSLSDHSKIISLLTKYGILYCLEVVKFYDDHTLASMDTEVQALWEELSFMPGFVYEKDVLYVDFLNRVRSGEIKLQSQGLWDVPHPWLNLFVPKSHISDFNNGVFNDIILKRNITTGPILVYPMIRSKWDDRMSAIIPDEEVFYTIGFLHSSGFDNWGALDVQNKEILQFCYDSGIEVKQYLPNYKTTEEWRYHFGIKWRTFQERKNQFDPKIILSPGHRIFTND is encoded by the exons ATGGCAGACAATGTTCCAATTGCAACATATGTTATggtcatatattttatatatgtaagcCATTTGATGTCCACCTCAGGACAGCCAAAGTCATGGACAAATTTGCTACCAACCAAGCTTCAAAATATCCATCTTGCAGATAGGCTGAGTGATGATCCTAGTGCCATTAAATTAGCCTCAACCGACTTCGGAAATATGGCTAAAGAGATCCCAGCTGCAGTTCTTTATCCATCTTCCAACAATGATATTGCAAGCTtaatcaaattttcacacagtAGTTCTCCTCCATTTCAGATAGCTGCTAGAGGCCAAGGCCATTCCATCCGCGGACAAGCAATGGCTCGAGATGGGGTTGTGGTGGACATGAAATCCTTAAGAAACCATAGAAATGGGAATGGAGTCAAGGTGTCATCTGCAGCATCATCGTCAGTGGGTTGGTATGCAGATGTTGGGGGAGAGCAGCTTTGGGTAGATGTATTGAATGCCACGCTTGAACATGGATTTGCACCGGTATCTTGGACAGACTATTTGTACCTAACGGTTGGGGGCACACTTTCCAATGCGGGGATTAGTGGGCAAACCTTCAGGTTCGGTCCTCAGATTAGCAATGTCCTTGAAATGGATGTCATCACTG GGAAAGGAGATTTCGTAACTTGTTCCCCAGAAAAGAATACGGAGCTCTTTTATGCGGTTCTTGGAGGTTTAGGGCAGTTTGGGATTATAGTCAGAGCGAGAATTCCCCTAGAACCAGCACCAAAGACG GTCAAGTGGGTTCGAATGCTTTACAATGATTTCTCTGCATTTACAAGAGACCAAGAGCATTTGATCTCATTTAATGGAAGAAAGCAAAAGAACGCAGTCAATTATTTGGAAGGTTCACTTCTCATGAGCCAGGGTCCTCATCCAAATAATTGGAGATCATCCTTTTTTTCACTATCAGATCACTCCAAAATCATTTCCTTGCTAACCAAATACGGCATCCTTTACTGTCTTGAAGTAGTCAAATTTTATGACGATCACACTCTTGCCTCCATGGACACG GAAGTCCAAGCTTTGTGGGAAGAATTGAGCTTCATGCCAGGATTTGTGTATGAGAAAGACGTCTTGTATGTGGATTTTCTGAATAGAGTTCGAAGTGGAGAGATAAAGCTGCAGTCACAAGGACTCTGGGATGTTCCTCATCCGTGGTTAAATCTCTTTGTGCCGAAGTCGCATATCTCAGATTTCAATAATGGAGTTTTCAACGACATTATTCTTAAACGTAACATTACCACAGGACCAATCCTTGTTTATCCCATGATTCGGAGCAA GTGGGATGATAGGATGTCTGCAATTATACCTGATGAAGAAGTTTTCTACACCATCGGATTCTTGCATTCAAGTGGGTTTGACAACTGGGGAGCCCTCGATGTACAGAACAAAGAAATCCTGCAGTTTTGTTATGATTCGGGTATTGAGGTTAAGCAGTATCTTCCCAATTACAAGACGACGGAAGAATGGAGATACCATTTTGGTATTAAATGGAGGACATTTCAAGAGAGAAAGAATCAGTTTGATCCCAAAATCATACTATCGCCAGGACACAGGATTTTCACTAACGATTAA
- the LOC122307894 gene encoding cytokinin dehydrogenase 3-like isoform X2, with the protein MADNVPIATYVMVIYFIYVSHLMSTSGQPKSWTNLLPTKLQNIHLADRLSDDPSAIKLASTDFGNMAKEIPAAVLYPSSNNDIASLIKFSHSSSPPFQIAARGQGHSIRGQAMARDGVVVDMKSLRNHRNGNGVKVSSAASSSVGWYADVGGEQLWVDVLNATLEHGFAPVSWTDYLYLTVGGTLSNAGISGQTFRFGPQISNVLEMDVITGKGDFVTCSPEKNTELFYAVLGGLGQFGIIVRARIPLEPAPKTVKWVRMLYNDFSAFTRDQEHLISFNGRKQKNAVNYLEGSLLMSQGPHPNNWRSSFFSLSDHSKIISLLTKYGILYCLEVVKFYDDHTLASMDTEVQALWEELSFMPGFVYEKDVLYVDFLNRVRSGEIKLQSQGLWDVPHPWLNLFVPKSHISDFNNGVFNDIILKRNITTGPILVYPMIRSNALIVRQR; encoded by the exons ATGGCAGACAATGTTCCAATTGCAACATATGTTATggtcatatattttatatatgtaagcCATTTGATGTCCACCTCAGGACAGCCAAAGTCATGGACAAATTTGCTACCAACCAAGCTTCAAAATATCCATCTTGCAGATAGGCTGAGTGATGATCCTAGTGCCATTAAATTAGCCTCAACCGACTTCGGAAATATGGCTAAAGAGATCCCAGCTGCAGTTCTTTATCCATCTTCCAACAATGATATTGCAAGCTtaatcaaattttcacacagtAGTTCTCCTCCATTTCAGATAGCTGCTAGAGGCCAAGGCCATTCCATCCGCGGACAAGCAATGGCTCGAGATGGGGTTGTGGTGGACATGAAATCCTTAAGAAACCATAGAAATGGGAATGGAGTCAAGGTGTCATCTGCAGCATCATCGTCAGTGGGTTGGTATGCAGATGTTGGGGGAGAGCAGCTTTGGGTAGATGTATTGAATGCCACGCTTGAACATGGATTTGCACCGGTATCTTGGACAGACTATTTGTACCTAACGGTTGGGGGCACACTTTCCAATGCGGGGATTAGTGGGCAAACCTTCAGGTTCGGTCCTCAGATTAGCAATGTCCTTGAAATGGATGTCATCACTG GGAAAGGAGATTTCGTAACTTGTTCCCCAGAAAAGAATACGGAGCTCTTTTATGCGGTTCTTGGAGGTTTAGGGCAGTTTGGGATTATAGTCAGAGCGAGAATTCCCCTAGAACCAGCACCAAAGACG GTCAAGTGGGTTCGAATGCTTTACAATGATTTCTCTGCATTTACAAGAGACCAAGAGCATTTGATCTCATTTAATGGAAGAAAGCAAAAGAACGCAGTCAATTATTTGGAAGGTTCACTTCTCATGAGCCAGGGTCCTCATCCAAATAATTGGAGATCATCCTTTTTTTCACTATCAGATCACTCCAAAATCATTTCCTTGCTAACCAAATACGGCATCCTTTACTGTCTTGAAGTAGTCAAATTTTATGACGATCACACTCTTGCCTCCATGGACACG GAAGTCCAAGCTTTGTGGGAAGAATTGAGCTTCATGCCAGGATTTGTGTATGAGAAAGACGTCTTGTATGTGGATTTTCTGAATAGAGTTCGAAGTGGAGAGATAAAGCTGCAGTCACAAGGACTCTGGGATGTTCCTCATCCGTGGTTAAATCTCTTTGTGCCGAAGTCGCATATCTCAGATTTCAATAATGGAGTTTTCAACGACATTATTCTTAAACGTAACATTACCACAGGACCAATCCTTGTTTATCCCATGATTCGGAGCAA TGCCTTAATCGTCAGACAACGTTGA
- the LOC122306426 gene encoding uncharacterized protein LOC122306426 has translation MSQVSDSPVRPDVENCKIRTKPILSDFKIIQPVPDPTGSKQDRFSGLKSLVTFATIDVENVRILSDQGGDGTSEGAKVLLQSISKKQGKKMNFAESVWIFLVWWTHGYLHFLEAGYYFWM, from the exons ATGTCACAGGTCTCAGACA GTCCGGTCCGGCCCGATGTCGAAAATTGTAAAATCCGAACCAAACCGATTTTATCCGATTTTAAAATCATACAACCGGTTCCAGATCCAACCGGTTCAAAACAGGACCGGTTTTCTGGTTTAAAATCGCTGGTTACCTTCGCGACCATCGATGTGGAGAATGTCAGGATTCTTTCAGACCAAGGAGGAGATGGAACTTCTGAAG GGGCAAAGGTGCTCTTACAGAGCATATCTAAAAAGCAGgggaagaaaatgaattttgctGAATCTG TTTGGATATTTCTCGTTTGGTGGACGCACGGTTATTTGCATTTTCTAGAAG CTGGATATTACTTCTGGATGTAG